One genomic region from Labeo rohita strain BAU-BD-2019 chromosome 7, IGBB_LRoh.1.0, whole genome shotgun sequence encodes:
- the LOC127167911 gene encoding phosphofurin acidic cluster sorting protein 1 isoform X1 encodes MSERGGLPRTGGVPSPQPSKPVAITSNRPVHMNLYATWEVDRSSPSCVPRLFNLTLKKLVMLKELDKDLTSVVIAVKLQGSKRILRSNEILLPSSGQTETDLQLTFSLQYPHFLKRDANKLQIMLQRRKRYKNRTILGYKTLALGLINMAEVMQHPTEGAQVLGLHSQLKEVSVPVAEIRVYSLSSQPIDHEGPKAKMNDRSPDIDNYSEEEEESYSSEQEGSDDPVHHYLDDEEDEVRKKKPRRKLTSNASITRQPNIKQKFVALLKRFKVSDEVGFGLEHVSREQIQEVEEDLDELYDSLEMYNPSDSGPEMEETDSILSTPKPKLRPFFEGMSQSSSQTEIGSLNSKGSLSRDPFSPQGEQPPSDKLKHSRSRNLDEPLSETDTLELNDQELFSEVGPSITVSVPEKPRTPLKTSKNELQSMPSPRLDGGHTPRKRSTPVKDRQLSKPLSERTNSSDSERSPELGHSTQVLRKAVYDQLNQILLSDAALPESLILINGTDWQGQYVAEQLQVQKHPVVCTCSGAEIQAVLSALLTRIQKFCNCNSSMPRPVKVAVVGGQSYLGSVLQFFVTQLANKTSDWLNHIRFLVVPLGSNPVAKHLGALDNRYSAAFLDLAWRDTFNRSEPPQIDSVDVAARVAQYISGAALTHQLPIAEAMLTCKHRTYGSVSLITTAHRSLLYDMTALAMCFNSLITFSYRRDEDSYQKFIPFIGVVKVGLIEPGQSSAGDAEEGVAVSLAVPSTSPPSHGSPASLKETATPPSSPSMGGGLAVQGSPSMSHGADAIGLQVDYWLASLAEKRREGERRDTGCKNTLKSTFWSLQVSRLPGGGASEPQAPVNTMAMTVVTKEKNKKVPTIFLGKKPKEREADYKSQVIEGISRLICSAKQQQTILKVTIDGCEWNDVKFFQLAAQWPTHVKYFPVGLFGYSKPPS; translated from the exons GCTCTTCAATCTGACTCTGAAGAAGCTGGTCATGCTGAAGGAGCTGGATAAAGATTTGACATCTGTGGTCATTGCTGTCAAACTGCAG GGCTCAAAGCGGATCCTCCGTTCCAACGAGATCCTGTTGCCATCGAGCGGCCAAACGGAAACAGATCTGCAGCTCACGTTCTCCTTACAG TATCCGCACTTCCTGAAACGAGACGCCAACAAGCTTCAGATCATGCTGCAGAGGAGGAAGAGGTACAAGAACAGGACCATCCTGGGCTACAAGACGCTGGCGCTCGGCCTCATCAACATGGCGGAG GTGATGCAGCACCCGACGGAGGGCGCTCAGGTTCTGGGTTTGCACAGTCAGCTGAAGGAGGTGTCCGTCCCCGTGGCTGAGATTCGGGTTTATTCTCTGTCCAGTCAGCCCATCGACCACGAGGGACCCAAAGCCAAGATGAACG ATCGTTCTCCAGACATTGATAACTActcagaggaagaggaggagagtTACTCGTCTGAGCAGGAGGGCAGCGACGACCCTGTTCATCAT TATCTAGATGATGAAGAGGACGAGGTGAGGAAGAAGAAGCCCAGACGCAAACTTACTTCTAATGCCTCCATTACTAGA CAACCAAACATCAAGCAGAAGTTTGTGGCTCTGCTGAAGAGGTTTAAGGTGTCGGATGAG GTTGGTTTCGGGCTGGAGCACGTGTCCCGTGAGCAGATCCAGGAGGTGGAGGAGGATCTGGACGAGCTCTATGACAGTCTGGAGATGTACAATCCCAGCGACAGTGGGCCGGAGATGGAGGAGACAGACAGCATCCTCAGCACACCCAAACCCAAACTTAG GCCGTTCTTTGAGGGCATGTCCCAGTCGAGCTCTCAGACGGAGATCGGCAGCTTGAACAGTAAAGGCAGTCTGAGCAGAGACCCCTTCAGCCCT CAGGGTGAGCAGCCGCCGTCAGATAAACTCAAACATTCACGCAGCCGCAACCTGGACGAGCCACTTTCTGAGACCGACACACTG GAACTAAATGATCAGGAGTTGTTCAGTGAAGTTGGACCCTCTATAACAGTGTCTGTGCCTGAAAAACCACGAACACCCTTAAAAACCAGCAAGAACGAGCTTCAGTCCATGCCATCACCCag GCTGGATGGAGGACACACACCCCGTAAGCGCAGCACTCCGGTGAAAGACCGACAGCTCTCTAAACCGCTGAGCGAACGAACAAACAGCTCTGACAGCGAGAGATCACCTGAGCTCGGACACAGCACACAG gtcCTCAGGAAGGCCGTCTATGATCAGTTGAATCAGATTCTGTTATCTGATGCTGCTCTTCCTGAGAGTCTCATCCTGATCAATGGCACAGACTGGCAAGGACAG tatgTTGCGGAGCAGCTTCAGGTTCAGAAGCATCCTGTGGTTTGTACGTGCTCTGGTGCAGAGATTCAGGCCGTTCTCTCGGCTCTTCTCACACGGATACAGAAATT CTGTAACTGTAACTCGTCAATGCCGCGGCCGGTGAAGGTGGCGGTGGTCGGCGGTCAGAGTTATCTGGGATCAGTGCTGCAGTTCTTCGTCACTCAGCTTGCCAACAAGACGTCTGATTGGCTCAATCACATCCGCTTCCTGGTCGTGCCTCTGG GTTCTAATCCTGTTGCTAAGCACCTGGGTGCCCTTGACAACCGTTACAGCGCAGCCTTCCTGGACTTAGCTTGGAGAGATACATTTAACCGATCAGAACCGCCACAGAtag atTCAGTGGACGTGGCGGCGCGCGTGGCTCAGTACATCAGCGGAGCGGCTCTCACACACCAGCTGCCCATCGCTGAGGCCATGCTGACCTGCAAACACAGAACGTACGGCTCTGTCTCTCTCATTACAACTGCACATCGTTCACTATTGTATGACATGACAGCCTTGGCCATGTGTTTCAACTCACTTATCACTTTCTCTTACAGGAGAGATGAGGATTCATACCAGAAATTCATTCCCTTCATTGGG GTGGTGAAAGTGGGTCTGATTGAGCCTGGCCAATCATCAGCAG GCGACGCCGAAGAGGGCGTGGCTGTGAGTTTAGCCGTCCCCTCCACGTCTCCGCCCTCTCACGGATCACCTGCCAGTCTGAAGGAGACGGCCACGCCCCCCTCGTCTCCCTCCATGGGCGGCGGTTTGGCTGTGCAGGG GAGTCCCAGCATGTCTCACGGTGCGGACGCCATCGGCCTGCAGGTGGATTACTGGCTGGCGTCTCTGGCGGAAAAGCGCCGTGAGGGCGAGAGGAGAGACACCGGCTGTAAGAACACTCTGAAGAGCACCTTCTGGTCGCTGCAGGTCAGCCGGCTGCCAGGAGGAGGAGCCAGCGAACCGCAGGCGCCCGTCAACACTATGGCCATGACCGTGGTCACCAAAGAGAAGAACAAGAAAG TTCCCACTATTTTCCTGGGGAAGAAACCTAAAGAGCGGGAGGCGGACTATAAGAGTCAGGTGATCGAGGGCATCAGCCGGCTCATCTGCTCAGCCAAACAGCAGCAGACCATCCTGAAAG TCACCATCGACGGATGCGAGTGGAACGACGTGAAGTTCTTCCAGCTCGCCGCTCAGTGGCCGACTCACGTCAAGTATTTCCCGGTGGGATTGTTCGGCTACAGCAAACCGCCCTCCTAG
- the LOC127167911 gene encoding phosphofurin acidic cluster sorting protein 1 isoform X2 has product MSERGGLPRTGGVPSPQPSKPVAITSNRPVHMNLYATWEVDRSSPSCVPRLFNLTLKKLVMLKELDKDLTSVVIAVKLQGSKRILRSNEILLPSSGQTETDLQLTFSLQYPHFLKRDANKLQIMLQRRKRYKNRTILGYKTLALGLINMAEVMQHPTEGAQVLGLHSQLKEVSVPVAEIRVYSLSSQPIDHEGPKAKMNDRSPDIDNYSEEEEESYSSEQEGSDDPVHHYLDDEEDEVRKKKPRRKLTSNASITRQPNIKQKFVALLKRFKVSDEVGFGLEHVSREQIQEVEEDLDELYDSLEMYNPSDSGPEMEETDSILSTPKPKLRPFFEGMSQSSSQTEIGSLNSKGSLSRDPFSPGEQPPSDKLKHSRSRNLDEPLSETDTLELNDQELFSEVGPSITVSVPEKPRTPLKTSKNELQSMPSPRLDGGHTPRKRSTPVKDRQLSKPLSERTNSSDSERSPELGHSTQVLRKAVYDQLNQILLSDAALPESLILINGTDWQGQYVAEQLQVQKHPVVCTCSGAEIQAVLSALLTRIQKFCNCNSSMPRPVKVAVVGGQSYLGSVLQFFVTQLANKTSDWLNHIRFLVVPLGSNPVAKHLGALDNRYSAAFLDLAWRDTFNRSEPPQIDSVDVAARVAQYISGAALTHQLPIAEAMLTCKHRTYGSVSLITTAHRSLLYDMTALAMCFNSLITFSYRRDEDSYQKFIPFIGVVKVGLIEPGQSSAGDAEEGVAVSLAVPSTSPPSHGSPASLKETATPPSSPSMGGGLAVQGSPSMSHGADAIGLQVDYWLASLAEKRREGERRDTGCKNTLKSTFWSLQVSRLPGGGASEPQAPVNTMAMTVVTKEKNKKVPTIFLGKKPKEREADYKSQVIEGISRLICSAKQQQTILKVTIDGCEWNDVKFFQLAAQWPTHVKYFPVGLFGYSKPPS; this is encoded by the exons GCTCTTCAATCTGACTCTGAAGAAGCTGGTCATGCTGAAGGAGCTGGATAAAGATTTGACATCTGTGGTCATTGCTGTCAAACTGCAG GGCTCAAAGCGGATCCTCCGTTCCAACGAGATCCTGTTGCCATCGAGCGGCCAAACGGAAACAGATCTGCAGCTCACGTTCTCCTTACAG TATCCGCACTTCCTGAAACGAGACGCCAACAAGCTTCAGATCATGCTGCAGAGGAGGAAGAGGTACAAGAACAGGACCATCCTGGGCTACAAGACGCTGGCGCTCGGCCTCATCAACATGGCGGAG GTGATGCAGCACCCGACGGAGGGCGCTCAGGTTCTGGGTTTGCACAGTCAGCTGAAGGAGGTGTCCGTCCCCGTGGCTGAGATTCGGGTTTATTCTCTGTCCAGTCAGCCCATCGACCACGAGGGACCCAAAGCCAAGATGAACG ATCGTTCTCCAGACATTGATAACTActcagaggaagaggaggagagtTACTCGTCTGAGCAGGAGGGCAGCGACGACCCTGTTCATCAT TATCTAGATGATGAAGAGGACGAGGTGAGGAAGAAGAAGCCCAGACGCAAACTTACTTCTAATGCCTCCATTACTAGA CAACCAAACATCAAGCAGAAGTTTGTGGCTCTGCTGAAGAGGTTTAAGGTGTCGGATGAG GTTGGTTTCGGGCTGGAGCACGTGTCCCGTGAGCAGATCCAGGAGGTGGAGGAGGATCTGGACGAGCTCTATGACAGTCTGGAGATGTACAATCCCAGCGACAGTGGGCCGGAGATGGAGGAGACAGACAGCATCCTCAGCACACCCAAACCCAAACTTAG GCCGTTCTTTGAGGGCATGTCCCAGTCGAGCTCTCAGACGGAGATCGGCAGCTTGAACAGTAAAGGCAGTCTGAGCAGAGACCCCTTCAGCCCT GGTGAGCAGCCGCCGTCAGATAAACTCAAACATTCACGCAGCCGCAACCTGGACGAGCCACTTTCTGAGACCGACACACTG GAACTAAATGATCAGGAGTTGTTCAGTGAAGTTGGACCCTCTATAACAGTGTCTGTGCCTGAAAAACCACGAACACCCTTAAAAACCAGCAAGAACGAGCTTCAGTCCATGCCATCACCCag GCTGGATGGAGGACACACACCCCGTAAGCGCAGCACTCCGGTGAAAGACCGACAGCTCTCTAAACCGCTGAGCGAACGAACAAACAGCTCTGACAGCGAGAGATCACCTGAGCTCGGACACAGCACACAG gtcCTCAGGAAGGCCGTCTATGATCAGTTGAATCAGATTCTGTTATCTGATGCTGCTCTTCCTGAGAGTCTCATCCTGATCAATGGCACAGACTGGCAAGGACAG tatgTTGCGGAGCAGCTTCAGGTTCAGAAGCATCCTGTGGTTTGTACGTGCTCTGGTGCAGAGATTCAGGCCGTTCTCTCGGCTCTTCTCACACGGATACAGAAATT CTGTAACTGTAACTCGTCAATGCCGCGGCCGGTGAAGGTGGCGGTGGTCGGCGGTCAGAGTTATCTGGGATCAGTGCTGCAGTTCTTCGTCACTCAGCTTGCCAACAAGACGTCTGATTGGCTCAATCACATCCGCTTCCTGGTCGTGCCTCTGG GTTCTAATCCTGTTGCTAAGCACCTGGGTGCCCTTGACAACCGTTACAGCGCAGCCTTCCTGGACTTAGCTTGGAGAGATACATTTAACCGATCAGAACCGCCACAGAtag atTCAGTGGACGTGGCGGCGCGCGTGGCTCAGTACATCAGCGGAGCGGCTCTCACACACCAGCTGCCCATCGCTGAGGCCATGCTGACCTGCAAACACAGAACGTACGGCTCTGTCTCTCTCATTACAACTGCACATCGTTCACTATTGTATGACATGACAGCCTTGGCCATGTGTTTCAACTCACTTATCACTTTCTCTTACAGGAGAGATGAGGATTCATACCAGAAATTCATTCCCTTCATTGGG GTGGTGAAAGTGGGTCTGATTGAGCCTGGCCAATCATCAGCAG GCGACGCCGAAGAGGGCGTGGCTGTGAGTTTAGCCGTCCCCTCCACGTCTCCGCCCTCTCACGGATCACCTGCCAGTCTGAAGGAGACGGCCACGCCCCCCTCGTCTCCCTCCATGGGCGGCGGTTTGGCTGTGCAGGG GAGTCCCAGCATGTCTCACGGTGCGGACGCCATCGGCCTGCAGGTGGATTACTGGCTGGCGTCTCTGGCGGAAAAGCGCCGTGAGGGCGAGAGGAGAGACACCGGCTGTAAGAACACTCTGAAGAGCACCTTCTGGTCGCTGCAGGTCAGCCGGCTGCCAGGAGGAGGAGCCAGCGAACCGCAGGCGCCCGTCAACACTATGGCCATGACCGTGGTCACCAAAGAGAAGAACAAGAAAG TTCCCACTATTTTCCTGGGGAAGAAACCTAAAGAGCGGGAGGCGGACTATAAGAGTCAGGTGATCGAGGGCATCAGCCGGCTCATCTGCTCAGCCAAACAGCAGCAGACCATCCTGAAAG TCACCATCGACGGATGCGAGTGGAACGACGTGAAGTTCTTCCAGCTCGCCGCTCAGTGGCCGACTCACGTCAAGTATTTCCCGGTGGGATTGTTCGGCTACAGCAAACCGCCCTCCTAG
- the LOC127167911 gene encoding phosphofurin acidic cluster sorting protein 1 isoform X4, with protein sequence MSERGGLPRTGGVPSPQPSKPVAITSNRPVHMNLYATWEVDRSSPSCVPRLFNLTLKKLVMLKELDKDLTSVVIAVKLQGSKRILRSNEILLPSSGQTETDLQLTFSLQYPHFLKRDANKLQIMLQRRKRYKNRTILGYKTLALGLINMAEVMQHPTEGAQVLGLHSQLKEVSVPVAEIRVYSLSSQPIDHEGPKAKMNDRSPDIDNYSEEEEESYSSEQEGSDDPVHHYLDDEEDEVRKKKPRRKLTSNASITRQPNIKQKFVALLKRFKVSDEVGFGLEHVSREQIQEVEEDLDELYDSLEMYNPSDSGPEMEETDSILSTPKPKLRPFFEGMSQSSSQTEIGSLNSKGSLSRDPFSPGEQPPSDKLKHSRSRNLDEPLSETDTLELNDQELFSEVGPSITVSVPEKPRTPLKTSKNELQSMPSPRLDGGHTPRKRSTPVKDRQLSKPLSERTNSSDSERSPELGHSTQVLRKAVYDQLNQILLSDAALPESLILINGTDWQGQYVAEQLQVQKHPVVCTCSGAEIQAVLSALLTRIQKFCNCNSSMPRPVKVAVVGGQSYLGSVLQFFVTQLANKTSDWLNHIRFLVVPLGSNPVAKHLGALDNRYSAAFLDLAWRDTFNRSEPPQIDSVDVAARVAQYISGAALTHQLPIAEAMLTCKHRTRDEDSYQKFIPFIGVVKVGLIEPGQSSAGDAEEGVAVSLAVPSTSPPSHGSPASLKETATPPSSPSMGGGLAVQGSPSMSHGADAIGLQVDYWLASLAEKRREGERRDTGCKNTLKSTFWSLQVSRLPGGGASEPQAPVNTMAMTVVTKEKNKKVPTIFLGKKPKEREADYKSQVIEGISRLICSAKQQQTILKVTIDGCEWNDVKFFQLAAQWPTHVKYFPVGLFGYSKPPS encoded by the exons GCTCTTCAATCTGACTCTGAAGAAGCTGGTCATGCTGAAGGAGCTGGATAAAGATTTGACATCTGTGGTCATTGCTGTCAAACTGCAG GGCTCAAAGCGGATCCTCCGTTCCAACGAGATCCTGTTGCCATCGAGCGGCCAAACGGAAACAGATCTGCAGCTCACGTTCTCCTTACAG TATCCGCACTTCCTGAAACGAGACGCCAACAAGCTTCAGATCATGCTGCAGAGGAGGAAGAGGTACAAGAACAGGACCATCCTGGGCTACAAGACGCTGGCGCTCGGCCTCATCAACATGGCGGAG GTGATGCAGCACCCGACGGAGGGCGCTCAGGTTCTGGGTTTGCACAGTCAGCTGAAGGAGGTGTCCGTCCCCGTGGCTGAGATTCGGGTTTATTCTCTGTCCAGTCAGCCCATCGACCACGAGGGACCCAAAGCCAAGATGAACG ATCGTTCTCCAGACATTGATAACTActcagaggaagaggaggagagtTACTCGTCTGAGCAGGAGGGCAGCGACGACCCTGTTCATCAT TATCTAGATGATGAAGAGGACGAGGTGAGGAAGAAGAAGCCCAGACGCAAACTTACTTCTAATGCCTCCATTACTAGA CAACCAAACATCAAGCAGAAGTTTGTGGCTCTGCTGAAGAGGTTTAAGGTGTCGGATGAG GTTGGTTTCGGGCTGGAGCACGTGTCCCGTGAGCAGATCCAGGAGGTGGAGGAGGATCTGGACGAGCTCTATGACAGTCTGGAGATGTACAATCCCAGCGACAGTGGGCCGGAGATGGAGGAGACAGACAGCATCCTCAGCACACCCAAACCCAAACTTAG GCCGTTCTTTGAGGGCATGTCCCAGTCGAGCTCTCAGACGGAGATCGGCAGCTTGAACAGTAAAGGCAGTCTGAGCAGAGACCCCTTCAGCCCT GGTGAGCAGCCGCCGTCAGATAAACTCAAACATTCACGCAGCCGCAACCTGGACGAGCCACTTTCTGAGACCGACACACTG GAACTAAATGATCAGGAGTTGTTCAGTGAAGTTGGACCCTCTATAACAGTGTCTGTGCCTGAAAAACCACGAACACCCTTAAAAACCAGCAAGAACGAGCTTCAGTCCATGCCATCACCCag GCTGGATGGAGGACACACACCCCGTAAGCGCAGCACTCCGGTGAAAGACCGACAGCTCTCTAAACCGCTGAGCGAACGAACAAACAGCTCTGACAGCGAGAGATCACCTGAGCTCGGACACAGCACACAG gtcCTCAGGAAGGCCGTCTATGATCAGTTGAATCAGATTCTGTTATCTGATGCTGCTCTTCCTGAGAGTCTCATCCTGATCAATGGCACAGACTGGCAAGGACAG tatgTTGCGGAGCAGCTTCAGGTTCAGAAGCATCCTGTGGTTTGTACGTGCTCTGGTGCAGAGATTCAGGCCGTTCTCTCGGCTCTTCTCACACGGATACAGAAATT CTGTAACTGTAACTCGTCAATGCCGCGGCCGGTGAAGGTGGCGGTGGTCGGCGGTCAGAGTTATCTGGGATCAGTGCTGCAGTTCTTCGTCACTCAGCTTGCCAACAAGACGTCTGATTGGCTCAATCACATCCGCTTCCTGGTCGTGCCTCTGG GTTCTAATCCTGTTGCTAAGCACCTGGGTGCCCTTGACAACCGTTACAGCGCAGCCTTCCTGGACTTAGCTTGGAGAGATACATTTAACCGATCAGAACCGCCACAGAtag atTCAGTGGACGTGGCGGCGCGCGTGGCTCAGTACATCAGCGGAGCGGCTCTCACACACCAGCTGCCCATCGCTGAGGCCATGCTGACCTGCAAACACAGAAC GAGAGATGAGGATTCATACCAGAAATTCATTCCCTTCATTGGG GTGGTGAAAGTGGGTCTGATTGAGCCTGGCCAATCATCAGCAG GCGACGCCGAAGAGGGCGTGGCTGTGAGTTTAGCCGTCCCCTCCACGTCTCCGCCCTCTCACGGATCACCTGCCAGTCTGAAGGAGACGGCCACGCCCCCCTCGTCTCCCTCCATGGGCGGCGGTTTGGCTGTGCAGGG GAGTCCCAGCATGTCTCACGGTGCGGACGCCATCGGCCTGCAGGTGGATTACTGGCTGGCGTCTCTGGCGGAAAAGCGCCGTGAGGGCGAGAGGAGAGACACCGGCTGTAAGAACACTCTGAAGAGCACCTTCTGGTCGCTGCAGGTCAGCCGGCTGCCAGGAGGAGGAGCCAGCGAACCGCAGGCGCCCGTCAACACTATGGCCATGACCGTGGTCACCAAAGAGAAGAACAAGAAAG TTCCCACTATTTTCCTGGGGAAGAAACCTAAAGAGCGGGAGGCGGACTATAAGAGTCAGGTGATCGAGGGCATCAGCCGGCTCATCTGCTCAGCCAAACAGCAGCAGACCATCCTGAAAG TCACCATCGACGGATGCGAGTGGAACGACGTGAAGTTCTTCCAGCTCGCCGCTCAGTGGCCGACTCACGTCAAGTATTTCCCGGTGGGATTGTTCGGCTACAGCAAACCGCCCTCCTAG
- the LOC127167911 gene encoding phosphofurin acidic cluster sorting protein 1 isoform X3, producing MSERGGLPRTGGVPSPQPSKPVAITSNRPVHMNLYATWEVDRSSPSCVPRLFNLTLKKLVMLKELDKDLTSVVIAVKLQGSKRILRSNEILLPSSGQTETDLQLTFSLQYPHFLKRDANKLQIMLQRRKRYKNRTILGYKTLALGLINMAEVMQHPTEGAQVLGLHSQLKEVSVPVAEIRVYSLSSQPIDHEGPKAKMNDRSPDIDNYSEEEEESYSSEQEGSDDPVHHYLDDEEDEVRKKKPRRKLTSNASITRQPNIKQKFVALLKRFKVSDEVGFGLEHVSREQIQEVEEDLDELYDSLEMYNPSDSGPEMEETDSILSTPKPKLRPFFEGMSQSSSQTEIGSLNSKGSLSRDPFSPQGEQPPSDKLKHSRSRNLDEPLSETDTLELNDQELFSEVGPSITVSVPEKPRTPLKTSKNELQSMPSPRLDGGHTPRKRSTPVKDRQLSKPLSERTNSSDSERSPELGHSTQVLRKAVYDQLNQILLSDAALPESLILINGTDWQGQYVAEQLQVQKHPVVCTCSGAEIQAVLSALLTRIQKFCNCNSSMPRPVKVAVVGGQSYLGSVLQFFVTQLANKTSDWLNHIRFLVVPLGSNPVAKHLGALDNRYSAAFLDLAWRDTFNRSEPPQIDSVDVAARVAQYISGAALTHQLPIAEAMLTCKHRTRDEDSYQKFIPFIGVVKVGLIEPGQSSAGDAEEGVAVSLAVPSTSPPSHGSPASLKETATPPSSPSMGGGLAVQGSPSMSHGADAIGLQVDYWLASLAEKRREGERRDTGCKNTLKSTFWSLQVSRLPGGGASEPQAPVNTMAMTVVTKEKNKKVPTIFLGKKPKEREADYKSQVIEGISRLICSAKQQQTILKVTIDGCEWNDVKFFQLAAQWPTHVKYFPVGLFGYSKPPS from the exons GCTCTTCAATCTGACTCTGAAGAAGCTGGTCATGCTGAAGGAGCTGGATAAAGATTTGACATCTGTGGTCATTGCTGTCAAACTGCAG GGCTCAAAGCGGATCCTCCGTTCCAACGAGATCCTGTTGCCATCGAGCGGCCAAACGGAAACAGATCTGCAGCTCACGTTCTCCTTACAG TATCCGCACTTCCTGAAACGAGACGCCAACAAGCTTCAGATCATGCTGCAGAGGAGGAAGAGGTACAAGAACAGGACCATCCTGGGCTACAAGACGCTGGCGCTCGGCCTCATCAACATGGCGGAG GTGATGCAGCACCCGACGGAGGGCGCTCAGGTTCTGGGTTTGCACAGTCAGCTGAAGGAGGTGTCCGTCCCCGTGGCTGAGATTCGGGTTTATTCTCTGTCCAGTCAGCCCATCGACCACGAGGGACCCAAAGCCAAGATGAACG ATCGTTCTCCAGACATTGATAACTActcagaggaagaggaggagagtTACTCGTCTGAGCAGGAGGGCAGCGACGACCCTGTTCATCAT TATCTAGATGATGAAGAGGACGAGGTGAGGAAGAAGAAGCCCAGACGCAAACTTACTTCTAATGCCTCCATTACTAGA CAACCAAACATCAAGCAGAAGTTTGTGGCTCTGCTGAAGAGGTTTAAGGTGTCGGATGAG GTTGGTTTCGGGCTGGAGCACGTGTCCCGTGAGCAGATCCAGGAGGTGGAGGAGGATCTGGACGAGCTCTATGACAGTCTGGAGATGTACAATCCCAGCGACAGTGGGCCGGAGATGGAGGAGACAGACAGCATCCTCAGCACACCCAAACCCAAACTTAG GCCGTTCTTTGAGGGCATGTCCCAGTCGAGCTCTCAGACGGAGATCGGCAGCTTGAACAGTAAAGGCAGTCTGAGCAGAGACCCCTTCAGCCCT CAGGGTGAGCAGCCGCCGTCAGATAAACTCAAACATTCACGCAGCCGCAACCTGGACGAGCCACTTTCTGAGACCGACACACTG GAACTAAATGATCAGGAGTTGTTCAGTGAAGTTGGACCCTCTATAACAGTGTCTGTGCCTGAAAAACCACGAACACCCTTAAAAACCAGCAAGAACGAGCTTCAGTCCATGCCATCACCCag GCTGGATGGAGGACACACACCCCGTAAGCGCAGCACTCCGGTGAAAGACCGACAGCTCTCTAAACCGCTGAGCGAACGAACAAACAGCTCTGACAGCGAGAGATCACCTGAGCTCGGACACAGCACACAG gtcCTCAGGAAGGCCGTCTATGATCAGTTGAATCAGATTCTGTTATCTGATGCTGCTCTTCCTGAGAGTCTCATCCTGATCAATGGCACAGACTGGCAAGGACAG tatgTTGCGGAGCAGCTTCAGGTTCAGAAGCATCCTGTGGTTTGTACGTGCTCTGGTGCAGAGATTCAGGCCGTTCTCTCGGCTCTTCTCACACGGATACAGAAATT CTGTAACTGTAACTCGTCAATGCCGCGGCCGGTGAAGGTGGCGGTGGTCGGCGGTCAGAGTTATCTGGGATCAGTGCTGCAGTTCTTCGTCACTCAGCTTGCCAACAAGACGTCTGATTGGCTCAATCACATCCGCTTCCTGGTCGTGCCTCTGG GTTCTAATCCTGTTGCTAAGCACCTGGGTGCCCTTGACAACCGTTACAGCGCAGCCTTCCTGGACTTAGCTTGGAGAGATACATTTAACCGATCAGAACCGCCACAGAtag atTCAGTGGACGTGGCGGCGCGCGTGGCTCAGTACATCAGCGGAGCGGCTCTCACACACCAGCTGCCCATCGCTGAGGCCATGCTGACCTGCAAACACAGAAC GAGAGATGAGGATTCATACCAGAAATTCATTCCCTTCATTGGG GTGGTGAAAGTGGGTCTGATTGAGCCTGGCCAATCATCAGCAG GCGACGCCGAAGAGGGCGTGGCTGTGAGTTTAGCCGTCCCCTCCACGTCTCCGCCCTCTCACGGATCACCTGCCAGTCTGAAGGAGACGGCCACGCCCCCCTCGTCTCCCTCCATGGGCGGCGGTTTGGCTGTGCAGGG GAGTCCCAGCATGTCTCACGGTGCGGACGCCATCGGCCTGCAGGTGGATTACTGGCTGGCGTCTCTGGCGGAAAAGCGCCGTGAGGGCGAGAGGAGAGACACCGGCTGTAAGAACACTCTGAAGAGCACCTTCTGGTCGCTGCAGGTCAGCCGGCTGCCAGGAGGAGGAGCCAGCGAACCGCAGGCGCCCGTCAACACTATGGCCATGACCGTGGTCACCAAAGAGAAGAACAAGAAAG TTCCCACTATTTTCCTGGGGAAGAAACCTAAAGAGCGGGAGGCGGACTATAAGAGTCAGGTGATCGAGGGCATCAGCCGGCTCATCTGCTCAGCCAAACAGCAGCAGACCATCCTGAAAG TCACCATCGACGGATGCGAGTGGAACGACGTGAAGTTCTTCCAGCTCGCCGCTCAGTGGCCGACTCACGTCAAGTATTTCCCGGTGGGATTGTTCGGCTACAGCAAACCGCCCTCCTAG